A stretch of Brassica rapa cultivar Chiifu-401-42 chromosome A08, CAAS_Brap_v3.01, whole genome shotgun sequence DNA encodes these proteins:
- the LOC103835982 gene encoding ACT domain-containing protein ACR11 isoform X2, with product MVAMASASGSALRFTEPPSSRAIRREFGAFCLAPRTVTFGFVDKSITNLHRLRLSSLKTRASNATAVENANAADSDKVPTPVVIIDQDSDPDATVVEVTFGDRLGALLDTMNALKNLGLNVVKANVYLDSSGKHNKFAITKADSGRKVEDPELLEAIRLTVINNMLEFHPESSSQLAMGAAFGVLPPTELVDVDIATQVSIKDDGPDRSLLYIETADRPGLLVELVKIISDISVAVESGEFDTEGLLAKVKFHVSYRNKALIKPLQQVLANSLRYFLRRPSTDESSF from the exons ATGGTGGCTATGGCCTCTGCTTCTGGTTCTGCTCTTCGCTTCACTGAACCTCCTAGCTCTCGCGCTATCAGACGCGAGTTTGGAGCTTTCTGTCTTGCTCCTCGGACAGTCACTTTCGGATTCGTCGATAAATCTATTACCAATCTCCACCGACTAAG GTTATCTAGTTTGAAGACTAGAGCATCTAATGCTACTGCTGTGGAG AATGCAAATGCTGCTGATTCTGATAAAGTTCCAACACCGGTGGTCATAATCGACCAAGATTCTGACCCTGATGCTACCGTCGTTGAAGTTACATTCGGAGACCGTCTTGGAGCTCTACTTGACACT ATGAATGCGCTCAAGAACTTGGGTTTGAATGTGGTCAAGGCTAATGTCTACCTCGATTCTTCTGGCAAGCACAACAAGTTTGCCATTACTAAAGC GGATAGTGGAAGAAAAGTAGAAGATCCTGAGTTGCTGGAGGCCATCCGTCTCACTGTCATTAACAATATGCTTGAGTTTCATCCT GAATCAAGTTCTCAGTTGGCAATGGGAGCAGCTTTTGGTGTTCTTCCACCAACTGAACTG GTTGATGTGGACATTGCAACACAAGTAAGCATTAAAGATGATGGACCAGACCGCAG TTTACTATACATAGAAACAGCAGATAGGCCTGGGCTATTAGTTGAGCTGGTGAAGATCATTTCTGATATTAGCGTTGCCGTGGAATCTGGAGAATTCGACACCGAG ggTTTGTTGGCTAAGGTAAAGTTCCACGTAAGCTACAGAAACAAAGCCCTTATCAAGCCTCTCCAGCAG GTTCTTGCTAATAGTCTGAGGTACTTCTTGAGGCGTCCGTCCACTGACGAGTCAAGTTTCTGA
- the LOC103835982 gene encoding ACT domain-containing protein ACR11 isoform X1: MVAMASASGSALRFTEPPSSRAIRREFGAFCLAPRTVTFGFVDKSITNLHRLRLSSLKTRASNATAVEENANAADSDKVPTPVVIIDQDSDPDATVVEVTFGDRLGALLDTMNALKNLGLNVVKANVYLDSSGKHNKFAITKADSGRKVEDPELLEAIRLTVINNMLEFHPESSSQLAMGAAFGVLPPTELVDVDIATQVSIKDDGPDRSLLYIETADRPGLLVELVKIISDISVAVESGEFDTEGLLAKVKFHVSYRNKALIKPLQQVLANSLRYFLRRPSTDESSF; this comes from the exons ATGGTGGCTATGGCCTCTGCTTCTGGTTCTGCTCTTCGCTTCACTGAACCTCCTAGCTCTCGCGCTATCAGACGCGAGTTTGGAGCTTTCTGTCTTGCTCCTCGGACAGTCACTTTCGGATTCGTCGATAAATCTATTACCAATCTCCACCGACTAAG GTTATCTAGTTTGAAGACTAGAGCATCTAATGCTACTGCTGTGGAGGAG AATGCAAATGCTGCTGATTCTGATAAAGTTCCAACACCGGTGGTCATAATCGACCAAGATTCTGACCCTGATGCTACCGTCGTTGAAGTTACATTCGGAGACCGTCTTGGAGCTCTACTTGACACT ATGAATGCGCTCAAGAACTTGGGTTTGAATGTGGTCAAGGCTAATGTCTACCTCGATTCTTCTGGCAAGCACAACAAGTTTGCCATTACTAAAGC GGATAGTGGAAGAAAAGTAGAAGATCCTGAGTTGCTGGAGGCCATCCGTCTCACTGTCATTAACAATATGCTTGAGTTTCATCCT GAATCAAGTTCTCAGTTGGCAATGGGAGCAGCTTTTGGTGTTCTTCCACCAACTGAACTG GTTGATGTGGACATTGCAACACAAGTAAGCATTAAAGATGATGGACCAGACCGCAG TTTACTATACATAGAAACAGCAGATAGGCCTGGGCTATTAGTTGAGCTGGTGAAGATCATTTCTGATATTAGCGTTGCCGTGGAATCTGGAGAATTCGACACCGAG ggTTTGTTGGCTAAGGTAAAGTTCCACGTAAGCTACAGAAACAAAGCCCTTATCAAGCCTCTCCAGCAG GTTCTTGCTAATAGTCTGAGGTACTTCTTGAGGCGTCCGTCCACTGACGAGTCAAGTTTCTGA